GCCGGCAACGATGAGCAGTGGCCTTACATTAACAGTCATTTTGATAACCTGGGCACTACCGACAAGTTTAGTCTGCTGCGCGACTATGCCGATTTTGTAGCCAAATTAAAAAACCCAATCTACGCCCAACAAGGCATTGCCGAAATGAAAACCATGGGCATCAAATACAAAACAGCCGGCATTACAGAACCGCTAACCAAAATGCTGAACGATGTAAAAGCGCACCGCCAGGCCATGGGTGATGACGCCACAGGCAAGATGATTGATGAGGCATTGAAGGCGATACAGTAATCCGCCCAAGTCATGCCGAACTTGTTTCGGCACCCCACAAAACAGGCTGCCTATTGGCCGATAGTTTACCTTGCACATGGGGTCCCGAAACAAGTTCGGGATGACCGGATAATAAGAAGCGATGGTTAAATACCATCGCTTCTTTATTTAAAAACCTGTTGCTATGCTAAATTGAAGACTTATGAAAATCTCAAAAACATCGTAAGCTTTTGTTAATTCTTCTTTTTCAAGTTTTCGTTAACCTCATTCTTGTCATAACGTTTACCCCAAAGCTGGCCCATGTGCCGGGTAGGCACGGTATCGCCCAGTAGTTTGCCCCAGGGTTGCAGATCATCAATCCGGTCAAAGATGATTTTCAGCACCGCCACAAACGGCACCGAGAGGAACATACCCGAGATGCCCCAAAGTGCATTCCCCAGCAGCACAATCACAATAGATACCAACGCATTGATCTGCACTTTTACCGATACTACCCGCGGGAAGACAATGTTATTATCAATAAACTGAATGATGAGGTAAGCCGCGATGATGCCCAGTTGTGTTGAGTAACCGTCTTTAGTCACCGTAGCCATTAATATAGGTAAGGCAATGGCAATGATGCCGCCAATGTAGGGCAGCATGTTGAGGATGGCCCCTATAACACCCAATAGAATGGCATATTTAACGCCCAGTATCATCAGCGCAGTAGAGTTAAGCACGGCCACAATCACCATTTCTACCAGCAAGCCAACAATGTAGCTTTGTATCGCATTTTTGGTCTCCTGCAAAATCTCTGCAACGCGGCGGGTGTTATCTTCCTTAAATACCTCAAAGAAAAAATTGAGGATAAGCGTTTTGTAAAACAACAACATAAAGGTGTATACCGGCAGCAAAAACACTACGCCCAGCGTACTCAGCACGGTACCCACGGTGTGCCCCAGCATGGCCTGACTGTTATCCAGCACTTTCTTCACAAATCCAACCTGCTTCTCTGTTTCCACACCAAATTTGGTATAAATCCACTGACTTACATCGTGACTCAATGCCTCAAACTTCTGCTTCAATGCCGGGAACGACTGACTAAACTGCGCTATCTGCGTAGACAGAAAATAGAACAAGGCCACTACCAATACCAAAGCCAGCAGAATAGAGATGAGTATGGCTAATACTCTTGGCACCTTTAACCGCACCAGGCGGTTACATAACGGATTCAGCAAAATAGCTATAAAACCTGCAAAGGCTAGCGGCACCAAAATATCTGTCAGTGCACTCATAATGTAAGTGAGCAGCACCAAGCCAAAAAGGATAACGGTAGCTTTGAGGTAAAAAGGGTATTCTTTTTCTTTAGCGGCAGGCATAGGCGACGTAGTAAGTTTTAGTTATCCCATAAAAGGGATTTGGAGGCGGATTGTTTTAGTGGGGCACCAATTATCACACCTTGTCATTTCGACCAACGGGAGAAATCTTATACGCTATAAAAGTATGCGATAAAACATGCGGAGGAACCTACCGCTCGTACAAGATTTCTCTTCCGCACCAACGCTCTTCCCTTCGCTCGTGCTCATCGAAATGACATAAGGGGATAAAATGATAAAAGCGGCATCTGCCGCTTTTATCATTTTATCTATAGATCGGAACTCCGAAATAATTCTCCCCCTTCAGGGGGTTAGGGGGCTACAGCACATTTCTCCAGCTCACCAGATCGCCAATAATACGATCCAGTTGATCTGCCGGTACACGCTCCTGCTGCATGCTATCGCGGTGACGGATGGTTACGGTGTTATCTTCCAGCGTCTGGTGATCTACCGTGATACAGAAAGGTGTACCGATAGCATCCTGGCGGCGGTAGCGCTTGCCGATTGCATCTTTCTCCTCATACTGTATGTTGAACTCAACCTTCAGCTTGTCCATAATCTCGCGAGCCTTTTCCGGCAAACCATCTTTTTTGGTAAGCGGGAAGATGGCGGCTTTCACCGGCGCCAGGCAAGGGTGCAGACGCAGCACGGTGCGGCTATCTTGTTTCTCTTCGGTGCTCAGGTCTTCTTCCTCGTAAGCATTTATCAGCGTAAGCAGGAACATACGGTCCAGACCGATAGAGGTTTCAATTACATAAGGCACATAGTTACCATAAGGCTTGCCTGTTTCAGGGTCAACCTCAGGGTCAAAGTATTGCATTTTTTTGCCTGAGTATTGCTGATGCTGGCTCAGGTCAAAATCGGTACGGCTATGGATACCTTCTACCTCTTTAAAGCCGAATGGAAACTCAAACTCAATATCAAAAGCGGCATCGGCATAGTGGGCCAATTTGGTATGCTCGTGATAACGGTATTTTGCAGCATCGGTGCCCAGGGCCAGGTGCCATTGCAAACGCGTTTCTTTCCATTTGTTAAACCACTCGCGCTGTGTGCCGGGGCGTACAAAGAATTGCATCTCCATCTGCTCAAACTCGCGCATGCGGATGATGAACTGACGGGCAATTACCTCGTTACGGAAAGCTTTACCAATTTGCGCAATACCGAATGGAATTTTCATACGGCCAGATTTCTGCACGTTCAGGAAGTTTACAAAAATACCCTGTGCCGTTTCCGGACGCAGGTAAATCGTGTCCGACTCCTCGGCTACGGCACCCACCTGTGTGCTGAACATCAGGTTAAACTGGCGCACGTCTGTCCAGTTAGTCGTTTTGCTGATGGGGCATGCAATACCCTCTTCCAAAATCAGTTCCTTTAAACGTGGCAGGTCCTCGTTTTTCAGGGCCTTGTCCATTTCTATCTGCAGGCGCTCAGCCAGATCGGTCTGATAGCTGGCATCGTACTCAGCAATTTTATCTTCCAGTAACTGATCAGCGCGGTAACGCTTTTTCGAGTCCTTATTATCAATCATCGGATCGCTGAAACCGTCTACGTGGCCGCTGGCTTTCCAAATCTTCGGGTGCATAAAAATAGCCGAATCGATACCTACAATGTTATCATTCAGCTGCACCATGGCTTTCCACCAATAAGTTTTGATGTTGTTCTTCAGCTCGGCACCATTCTGCCCGTAATCATACACGGCGCTCAGGCCATCATATATCTCGCTTGAAGGGAAAACAAAGCCATACTCTTTAGCATGGGCAATCACGTTCTTAAAAAGTTCGTCGGTATTAGCGCTCATAATGGGGCAAAGATAGTTTTTAGGATTAAAGACGAGAAGTTTAGCAGGGAAAATTTGGTGGGGGGAGAGTAACCTATATATTATAGTATGTCATTTCGACGAACAAGCGGGAGCATGTGCGGCAGCGTGAGGAGAAATCTTGTACGTTTGCCAAGCCCTGGTGCGTACAAGCATGGGGGCTAAGATTTCTCTTCCGCGCCTACCCTCATTCCTTGCCCTCGTGCTCATCGAAATGACAAGAGAACTAATGGTCAAACACAAAAAAGAGCGATAGTTTCCCATCGCTCTTTAATATCATAAAGCCATCTGCAATTAGCAATATTGCTCAAACGCACCGATCAGGTTATCGGCAATCATTTGTGCGGGGCGGCCCTCAATCTGGTGGCGCTCAATAATGTGTACCAGTTTGCCGTCTTTAAACAAAGCCATAGATGGCGATGACGGTGGGTAAGGCAGCATGTAGGCACGTGCAGTGTCAACAGCTTCTTTTTCCATACCGGCAAAAACGGTTACCAGTTTATCAGGATGTTTCTCATTAGCACTAGCCATGCGTGCAGCAGGGCGTGCGTTGGCAGCCGCGCAGCCGCAAACAGAGTTTACCATTACAAAAACGGTACCTTCGCTCTCAATGGCGTTTTTTACCGCTTCTGCGTCTTTTAACTCTTCAAAACCAACATTTGTCAGTTCGGCCCTCATGGGGGCAACCAAATATTCAGGGTACATCATAATCAGTGTAAGTATGTTATAGCGAGAACAAAAATACCAAAACAACAATATAAAGTTCGTTTGGTTTGAAATAATAACATTATCTTGACCGTTCATTATAAACCGGATAGGAAAACTAGTCCTTTTATCCCAATAATTAAGTAATTCAATTTGATGTTTAAAGGCATCGCGCCACAAGCGCACGGCCGTGTTTTATTGCCCCTATTATGTTCCGCAATCGTAAACCAACCTCCTTTAGCACAATTATCGTTGTTAATAAAAATCAGGAAGAGTCTAAATCGCTCCGCATCAGAACCAGCCATTTAAAATGGCTGAGGCATTATGCATTGGGCCTTGTTGCCCTGTTTGCCGTACTGGTAGGCACCGTAATTTACCTGGTTAAAAGTAATAGGCAAACAGAAGCCGAAAAGCAGCAACTGTTAGCGCAGATCAGCACCATTAAAACCAAGGTTGTTGAAGCACCTGCGGTATCAAACGCCAAGTTAACCGATGCAGATACCGCTCAGAACTACATCCAAAGCATCCAGGCTAAGCTGAAGAAAATAAATGATTATCTGCAGAAACGCGGCCTGAGCCAGTTCAGCATTAAAGCCATTGGTGGCGGCGAAAAATCTGCCAACCTGAGCGCCAACGAGCAATATGCTTCTTATAACGAGTACCTGAGCCGCCTGGTAAACAGCGTTGCCTTTACGCCGATGGGTTATCCGCGGGTAAGCGCCATCCGTTCTATCTTCGGCTACCGCAGCGACCCATTTGATGGCGAACGCGCCGAGTATCACCCGGGACTGGATTTTAGCGGTCACCGTGGCGATATTGTTAAGGCTACCGCCGATGGCAAGGTTGAACATGCCGGCTGGAACAATGGCTATGGCAATTGCATCATCATCAAACACAAAAACAATTTTGAAACGCTATACGGTCACCTCTCGCGCATTGATGTGAGAGAAGGCGAAACCATCAGCACCGGCCAGGTAATCGGTCGCGTGGGTTCTACGGGGCACTCTACCGGTCCGCACCTGCATTATGAGGTGCGTGTTAACGGCAAACCTGTAAACCCGGCTAAGTTTTTATCGCTAAATGCTAAATAAGTAGAATTCAGATACACTTAGATAAACATAAACCCATACCAATTATGGCTATTTTTTCAAAGAAAGAAAAGATACAGCTCGACCAGCAAACCATCTCTACCATCATCAACAGCGGCTGTGTGTTTGATGGTAACTTTAAGGCCCCCGGCATTACCCGCATTGAAGGCACCATCAACGGAAACATTGCCATTGACCATGGCCTGATCCTCGGCGAAAAAGGTATTGTTAACGGCAATATTGACACCCAGGAAATTATTGTTTACGGCGAAGTAAACGGTGATATTGCCTGCGCATCCATCGAGATCAGAACCACTGGCAAGATTAACGGCGATATTAAAACTCAATCGCTCAGCATAGAAACCGGCGGGGCTTATAACGGCCGGATTGTGATGGCCAACTAAGATTACCTGAACCAGGATTTTATTAAGATTTTTAGGATTTGCAGGATACCTTAAAAAGAGGGTGTTATGTTAAGCACCATCGAAACACGAGCGTGGGGCAATTGGCCTTCGCGCGCCCTTCGACAAGCTCAGGATGACACCTGCGCTCTAATAATTCAGAATACTCGATAATCCTGTAAATCCTAAAAATCTTAATAAAATCCTGTTTCAGACAATCCTGGTTCCTACTCCGCCGTCAGCAGCTTATCGGTTAGTTGCTCAAACTCCTTCACAAATTCGGTGTAATGCTCACCTGTGCCCGGGCCACTAAAGCCTGCATGAATTTTGGCTACTTCGCCTTTTTTATCAATAATGATGGTTGTTGGGAAGCCTATAAAATTAGCCAGCTGCGGGATGCTCTGCACAGGCCCACCGTTACCTGGCGTAAAACCGGTAATAAGCAAAGGGTACGGAATGCTAAACCTGTTTTTCAGCTGCGTTAGTGTGCGTTTTGATTGGGTAAAGTCTTTGGTGCGCTCATAAGCCAAGCCGACTATTTCTACTCCTTTAGGATGATACTTCTTATAGTAGTTAACCAGAAACGAAGTTTCATCCATACAGTTAGGGCACCATGAACCCATAAACTGCACTATCACCACCTTGTTTTTAAAGCGGGCATCATTCAATGACACTGCTTTACCACCGAGATCTTTAAAGCTGAAGCTGATCGTTTTATCCCCCGGCTTGAGGCTGGTAAGCGAATAAGCATCGGGCAGTTTAGCGTTCTCGTTGCGCACAGCGGTCCACGTATCGCCGCCAAAATTACCGTCGGTTATGGTGTTGTCGTTTTTAACAGTCGCGGTGAACAAGAAAGCATGGCCGCCATCAAAACACGACAGATAAAGTTTATTGCCGGTCACCACACCTTCCAGGTAGCGATAATCGCCGCTGGTGGTAAGAAAGGTACCGGTAAGCCGGTTGCCGGTCTGTTTAAACTCGCCTACTGTTGTATCGCGTTTAGCACCCGATCCAAACACAGCGCTCCATCTGCCGGTTACGTTAAAAGCAGCTTTTTCGGGGTTTTGGAAGAAACGGTAAGATACATCGGGCACAGCGCTGAAATCGGTATAAGTATCGCGTACGCCCAGATGCTTGATAAATTTACCCTGCAGCCCCTCGCCATTGCGGACCAGTTTAAATTCAGAATCAAATAGCGGCATTTTGATCAATACCGAGTCGCCAACGGTGCGCACATCGGGCACGTTGAAATGCTCATCGCCATTAATAATATAGAGTTGCTGTTTGTCGGCAACATCTTTCACCTCAAAGTTAAAAGGAAGTTCGGTAGCAGAACCGGGGCGCAATACCCCGCGCCAGGTGCCGGTTTTCAGTTTATTTTGTGCCAAACTAACGTTGACTGAGATAGCCAGCGCCAGTAGCGAAAGAAACACTTTTTTCGTCATCCCACTAAATTAATGTGCCTGCGCTTAACAAACGGACAGCATTGTGTAACTATTTCAAAATATCTCTTGAAATGACAATACGCTGAATTTCTGATGTTCCCTCATAAATCTGGGTAATCTTGGCGTCGCGCATCAATCGTTCTACATGATATTCTTTTACAAAACCGTAGCCGCCGTGAATCTGCACGGCCTCGGTAGTTACCTGCATGGCAGTTTCTGAGGCAAACAACTTGGCCATCGCCCCTGCCCTGCCATAAGATTGATGATTATCTTTTAGCCAGGCAGCTTTTAAACAAAGCAGGCGCGCGGCTTCAATCTGCGTAGCCATATCGGCCAGTTTAAATTGAATGATCTGATGATCTGCTATCGGTTTACCAAAAGTTTTGCGTTCTTTACTATACTGCAAAGCCAACTCGTAAGCGCCCGACGCTATGCCCAGCGCCTGAGCGGCAATACCAATACGCCCGCCCTCCAGCGTTTGCATAGCGAATTTAAAGCCGAAACCATCCTCGCCAATACGGTTAGCTTTGGGCACCTTTACATCCTGAAACATCAGCGAGTGTGTATCAGACCCACGGATACCCATCTTATTCTCTTTCGGACCAACGGTAAAGCCTTCCATGCCCTTCTCTACAATCAGCGCATTAACGCCATGGCTACCTTTGCTGACGTCTGTCTGCGCCATTACCAGGTAGGTTGACGCCGAGTTACCGTTGGTGATCCAGTTTTTGGTACCATTGAGTAAATAGTAATCGCCCATATCAATAGCTGTGGTGTGCTGTGATGTGGCGTCAGAGCCAGCCTCGGGTTCAGAAAGGCAAAACGCGCCGATAACCTGCCCGGTAGCCAGCGGAACGAGGTATTTCTGCTTTTGCTCTTCCGTACCATACTTTTCAAGGCCATAACAAACCAACGAGTTATTAACCGAAACCACTACCGATGCCGATGCATCAACCTTAGAGAGTTCTTCCATGGCCAGCACGTAGGACACGGCGTCCATACCGGCGCCACCATACTCGGGTGATACCATTAAGCCCAAAAAGCCCAGTTCGCCCAGTTTTTTAATTTGCTCGGCAGGGAACTTCTGGTGTTCATCGCGCTCTATAACGCCGGGTTTCAACTCAGTTTGCGCAAAATCTCTTGCAGCCTGACGGATCATCTGCTGCTCTTCGGTTAATTGAAAATGCATAGTAATTGGTTGTAGTATCAAATATATCTATTATGCATGCATAACAAAATTATCTATACAAAAAAAGAGAGCTCTTTTGAAGCTCCCTTTCCCCTAATTAATTTAAACTATTGATTAAACCCAAAACAAAGAACAGTAAAACCTCAGCTTGGGCGTCTGAGAATTCAAAACAAAGTTTTTACACAGGTAGATGTGTCTTGTATTTCTTTTTTCACAGATTTGCAGAGTCACATTACTATTAACAAAAGTAAAGCCACCGGCCGCTCCTCACAACTACTTATACGTCAGAATTTGAAAGAGGTTACTTATATTTGCAACTGCAACTTTTAAAACGATATTTCCTATTTTAGGAATAATCTATTTTTTGTACCTGAATCTGAATATTTTATGTTACTAACTGATTTTGAATACCTTAACAATTCCGAAGATGCTTTTAAAAAGAAAGTGGCGCTGCAGATAAAACGCCTTAGAAGGCAGAATCAGGTAACCCAGGAGAAGTTTTACAGTGAAACCAACATCAATATTGCGCGACTGGAATCGGGCAAGATTGACGTGCGATTAGACACTTTACGTAAGGTTTGCTACTATTTTGATGTTTCACTGTCTGGATTTTTCCAAGGCATCTACTAAAACATACAATCAACCGTACTGTTTACAGAACAATTATCCTGTATAATATACACTTTGAACAAATTTGAACAGATTTAGAACCAGGATTAAACGAATTTGTATGATTTATAGGATTTTTTAGCAACTTGAACTAAATTCTTTTTTTTGAAAACAGGCATCCTGTTAATCCTAAAAATTCGTTTCATCCTGGTTCCCTTTTATATGCATCTCTTTCAATCATTGGCCGAGTGGTGGCATCAGCTAAGCTGGTTGGAGATTATTGCCGTTATTACGGGATTGATCTGCGTGTATCTGGCAGCCATTAACAGTATTTGGAACTGGCCTATTGCTATCATCAGTACCGTCATTACCGTTTATTTAATGGCAACGCGTGCACTGTATGCTGATATGCTACAATATAGCTACCTCACCATCATTAATATTTACGGTTGGTATATCTGGAGTAATAAGCGGGGAAAAGATGATAAGCGGCCGGTTATAGCCATTGCCAAACGACAGATTATTTATACCACTATAGCAGCCGTACTCATCACTCCCTCGTTGGGTTTTATGCTGATACATTTTGCTGCTGTACTACATTATGCGCCGCCAGCCTATCCTTATCTGGATAGCTTTTGTACAGTAGTTAGTCTTGCTGCGCAAGTACTGATGGCCCGTAAAGTGGTAGAAAACTGGCTAATCTGGATATTTGTAGACATCATCTACGTTATCATCTACACCAATAAAGATCTGGAAGCCTTTGCTTTTATGTTTGTGGTGTACATCATCATAGCCCTCATTGGCTATTTTGACTGGAAGAAGGAGTTGAAAAAGTTAGCCGTTAAGTAGCATAACCAAAGCAGCAGTAGCAGTCATTTAATCGAGATACAAACCGCTACCGCCACTTGATACGGCCACTTAAAGTTAAGATCGCTCTTCCCAAACTGCACACAAATGCAAAATGGTCAGCGTGGCCTTATGCATATCCTGCACCGATACCCACTCCTGCTTACCGTGAAAAGCATGCTCACCGGCAAAGATGTTGGGACAAGGTAAACCCATAAATGACAAACGCGAGCCATCTGTACCACCTCTTATGCTGCACAACTGGGCAGTCATGCCGGCACGCTTAATAGCCTCCATACCATATTCAACAATCTGCGGATGCTCATCCAACACCTGACGCATGTTGCGGTATTGCTCTCTTATCAAAAGCTCATAGCTTGAACCGGGATATTGTTTCAATACCTCTTCGGCAATGTCACTAATTACACCTGCATGATCCATCAGCTTATCTGCATCAAAATCACGGATAATAAAATCTACCGAGGCCTGCTCCACATGGCCTGATATGCCTACCGGATGCACAAAACCTTCCATACCTTCTGTACCCTCTGGCGA
This region of Mucilaginibacter yixingensis genomic DNA includes:
- a CDS encoding glycine--tRNA ligase, which gives rise to MSANTDELFKNVIAHAKEYGFVFPSSEIYDGLSAVYDYGQNGAELKNNIKTYWWKAMVQLNDNIVGIDSAIFMHPKIWKASGHVDGFSDPMIDNKDSKKRYRADQLLEDKIAEYDASYQTDLAERLQIEMDKALKNEDLPRLKELILEEGIACPISKTTNWTDVRQFNLMFSTQVGAVAEESDTIYLRPETAQGIFVNFLNVQKSGRMKIPFGIAQIGKAFRNEVIARQFIIRMREFEQMEMQFFVRPGTQREWFNKWKETRLQWHLALGTDAAKYRYHEHTKLAHYADAAFDIEFEFPFGFKEVEGIHSRTDFDLSQHQQYSGKKMQYFDPEVDPETGKPYGNYVPYVIETSIGLDRMFLLTLINAYEEEDLSTEEKQDSRTVLRLHPCLAPVKAAIFPLTKKDGLPEKAREIMDKLKVEFNIQYEEKDAIGKRYRRQDAIGTPFCITVDHQTLEDNTVTIRHRDSMQQERVPADQLDRIIGDLVSWRNVL
- a CDS encoding AI-2E family transporter, with the translated sequence MPAAKEKEYPFYLKATVILFGLVLLTYIMSALTDILVPLAFAGFIAILLNPLCNRLVRLKVPRVLAILISILLALVLVVALFYFLSTQIAQFSQSFPALKQKFEALSHDVSQWIYTKFGVETEKQVGFVKKVLDNSQAMLGHTVGTVLSTLGVVFLLPVYTFMLLFYKTLILNFFFEVFKEDNTRRVAEILQETKNAIQSYIVGLLVEMVIVAVLNSTALMILGVKYAILLGVIGAILNMLPYIGGIIAIALPILMATVTKDGYSTQLGIIAAYLIIQFIDNNIVFPRVVSVKVQINALVSIVIVLLGNALWGISGMFLSVPFVAVLKIIFDRIDDLQPWGKLLGDTVPTRHMGQLWGKRYDKNEVNENLKKKN
- a CDS encoding peroxiredoxin, which gives rise to MTKKVFLSLLALAISVNVSLAQNKLKTGTWRGVLRPGSATELPFNFEVKDVADKQQLYIINGDEHFNVPDVRTVGDSVLIKMPLFDSEFKLVRNGEGLQGKFIKHLGVRDTYTDFSAVPDVSYRFFQNPEKAAFNVTGRWSAVFGSGAKRDTTVGEFKQTGNRLTGTFLTTSGDYRYLEGVVTGNKLYLSCFDGGHAFLFTATVKNDNTITDGNFGGDTWTAVRNENAKLPDAYSLTSLKPGDKTISFSFKDLGGKAVSLNDARFKNKVVIVQFMGSWCPNCMDETSFLVNYYKKYHPKGVEIVGLAYERTKDFTQSKRTLTQLKNRFSIPYPLLITGFTPGNGGPVQSIPQLANFIGFPTTIIIDKKGEVAKIHAGFSGPGTGEHYTEFVKEFEQLTDKLLTAE
- the pnuC gene encoding nicotinamide riboside transporter PnuC → MHLFQSLAEWWHQLSWLEIIAVITGLICVYLAAINSIWNWPIAIISTVITVYLMATRALYADMLQYSYLTIINIYGWYIWSNKRGKDDKRPVIAIAKRQIIYTTIAAVLITPSLGFMLIHFAAVLHYAPPAYPYLDSFCTVVSLAAQVLMARKVVENWLIWIFVDIIYVIIYTNKDLEAFAFMFVVYIIIALIGYFDWKKELKKLAVK
- a CDS encoding M23 family metallopeptidase codes for the protein MFRNRKPTSFSTIIVVNKNQEESKSLRIRTSHLKWLRHYALGLVALFAVLVGTVIYLVKSNRQTEAEKQQLLAQISTIKTKVVEAPAVSNAKLTDADTAQNYIQSIQAKLKKINDYLQKRGLSQFSIKAIGGGEKSANLSANEQYASYNEYLSRLVNSVAFTPMGYPRVSAIRSIFGYRSDPFDGERAEYHPGLDFSGHRGDIVKATADGKVEHAGWNNGYGNCIIIKHKNNFETLYGHLSRIDVREGETISTGQVIGRVGSTGHSTGPHLHYEVRVNGKPVNPAKFLSLNAK
- a CDS encoding BrxA/BrxB family bacilliredoxin: MYPEYLVAPMRAELTNVGFEELKDAEAVKNAIESEGTVFVMVNSVCGCAAANARPAARMASANEKHPDKLVTVFAGMEKEAVDTARAYMLPYPPSSPSMALFKDGKLVHIIERHQIEGRPAQMIADNLIGAFEQYC
- a CDS encoding polymer-forming cytoskeletal protein; translated protein: MAIFSKKEKIQLDQQTISTIINSGCVFDGNFKAPGITRIEGTINGNIAIDHGLILGEKGIVNGNIDTQEIIVYGEVNGDIACASIEIRTTGKINGDIKTQSLSIETGGAYNGRIVMAN
- a CDS encoding acyl-CoA dehydrogenase, which encodes MHFQLTEEQQMIRQAARDFAQTELKPGVIERDEHQKFPAEQIKKLGELGFLGLMVSPEYGGAGMDAVSYVLAMEELSKVDASASVVVSVNNSLVCYGLEKYGTEEQKQKYLVPLATGQVIGAFCLSEPEAGSDATSQHTTAIDMGDYYLLNGTKNWITNGNSASTYLVMAQTDVSKGSHGVNALIVEKGMEGFTVGPKENKMGIRGSDTHSLMFQDVKVPKANRIGEDGFGFKFAMQTLEGGRIGIAAQALGIASGAYELALQYSKERKTFGKPIADHQIIQFKLADMATQIEAARLLCLKAAWLKDNHQSYGRAGAMAKLFASETAMQVTTEAVQIHGGYGFVKEYHVERLMRDAKITQIYEGTSEIQRIVISRDILK
- a CDS encoding helix-turn-helix domain-containing protein codes for the protein MLLTDFEYLNNSEDAFKKKVALQIKRLRRQNQVTQEKFYSETNINIARLESGKIDVRLDTLRKVCYYFDVSLSGFFQGIY